The Dasypus novemcinctus isolate mDasNov1 chromosome 2, mDasNov1.1.hap2, whole genome shotgun sequence genome includes a region encoding these proteins:
- the STARD4 gene encoding stAR-related lipid transfer protein 4 isoform X1 translates to MGTSGRPARKKKMERLPDAAAFATKLKNTLIQYHSIEDDKWRVAKKVKDVTVWKKPSEEFCGYLYKAQGIIDDAVNNVIDHIRPGPCRLDWDRLMTSLDILEHFEENCCVMRYTTAGQLLNIISPREFVDFSYTVGYKEGLLSCGISLDWSEKRPEFVRGYNHPCGWFCVPLKDSPNQSLLTGYIQTDLRGMIPQSAVDTAMASTLTNFYGDLRKVLQKT, encoded by the exons ATGGGGACGTCGGGACGCCCTGCTCG gaaaaaaaaaatggaaagactgCCTGATGCTGCTGCTTTTGCGACTAAACttaaaaacactctcatccaGTATCATAGCATTGAAGATGATAAGTGGCGAGTCGCTAAGAAAGTG aaagATGTAACAGTTTGGAAAAAACCTTCAGAAGAATTTTGTGGATATCT CTACAAAGCCCAGGGCATTATTGATGATGCTGTCAATAATGTGATAGACCATATACGCCCAGGGCCCTGCCGCTTGGACTGGGACCGCCTGATGACTTCACTGGATATTTTGGAGCACTTTGAGGAG aATTGCTGTGTGATGCGTTATACCACTGCTGGCCAGCTTTTGAATATAATTTCCCCAAGAGAGTTTGTTGATTTCTCCTATACTGTGGGCTATAAAGAGGGGCTTTTATCCTGTG GGATAAGTCTTGACTGGAGTGAAAAGAGACCAGAATTTGTTCGCGGATATAACCATCCTTGTGGTTGGTTCTGTGTTCCACTTAAGGACAGTCCAAACCAGAGTCTTTTGACAGGCTATATTCAGACAGATCTACGTGGGATGATTCCTCAGTCTGCAGTTGATACAGCCATGGCAAGCACTTTAACCAACTTCTATGGTGATTTACGAAAAGTCTTACAGAAGACATAA
- the STARD4 gene encoding stAR-related lipid transfer protein 4 isoform X2, translating into MERLPDAAAFATKLKNTLIQYHSIEDDKWRVAKKVKDVTVWKKPSEEFCGYLYKAQGIIDDAVNNVIDHIRPGPCRLDWDRLMTSLDILEHFEENCCVMRYTTAGQLLNIISPREFVDFSYTVGYKEGLLSCGISLDWSEKRPEFVRGYNHPCGWFCVPLKDSPNQSLLTGYIQTDLRGMIPQSAVDTAMASTLTNFYGDLRKVLQKT; encoded by the exons atggaaagactgCCTGATGCTGCTGCTTTTGCGACTAAACttaaaaacactctcatccaGTATCATAGCATTGAAGATGATAAGTGGCGAGTCGCTAAGAAAGTG aaagATGTAACAGTTTGGAAAAAACCTTCAGAAGAATTTTGTGGATATCT CTACAAAGCCCAGGGCATTATTGATGATGCTGTCAATAATGTGATAGACCATATACGCCCAGGGCCCTGCCGCTTGGACTGGGACCGCCTGATGACTTCACTGGATATTTTGGAGCACTTTGAGGAG aATTGCTGTGTGATGCGTTATACCACTGCTGGCCAGCTTTTGAATATAATTTCCCCAAGAGAGTTTGTTGATTTCTCCTATACTGTGGGCTATAAAGAGGGGCTTTTATCCTGTG GGATAAGTCTTGACTGGAGTGAAAAGAGACCAGAATTTGTTCGCGGATATAACCATCCTTGTGGTTGGTTCTGTGTTCCACTTAAGGACAGTCCAAACCAGAGTCTTTTGACAGGCTATATTCAGACAGATCTACGTGGGATGATTCCTCAGTCTGCAGTTGATACAGCCATGGCAAGCACTTTAACCAACTTCTATGGTGATTTACGAAAAGTCTTACAGAAGACATAA